A region of Nitrospira sp. CR1.1 DNA encodes the following proteins:
- a CDS encoding multidrug efflux RND transporter permease subunit, which yields MNLSFFIDRPIFASVLSIVIIVVGLVAMQALPISQFPEITPPVVQIEADYPGASAEVVAESVARPIELQLPGIDNLLYFDSTSTNDGHMSIRLTFQIGTNVDIAQVQAQNRQKLAEPQLPPEVVRQGITVKKMSPDLLAVMVMQSDDPQQDAFFLSNFVTLRILDNIKRLPGVGDALVFGQQNYSMRLILDPVRMAQLSLTPTDIANVVREQNRDFPAGTIGREPMPVATELTLPLITDGRMSDVREFEEMIVRALPNGSMVRLKDVARVELGAQSYVLEGRYNRKPTALLLTFLSPGANALDTVKRVRAEMERMKRVFPPGVTYDIPYDTTRFVEVSIHEVIATLRDAMILVLLVVYLFLQSWRATLIPALAVPVSLIGTFAGMAALGFSINTLTLFGLVLAIGIVVDDAIVVVENVERHMAGGLSPRDAAKRAMSEVAGPVIAIVLILCAVFVPVGFLGGITGQLYKQFAITIAVSVTISGFVALTLSPALCALILKPGHESHRGLFGLFNRAFDRIQGRYTNGVGLMLKHGLLSMVLFGLLLVIAAGLFRSIPMAFLPDEDQGYFITVVQLPDGASKKRTDAVLDQVEQYYHTLPAIYGTQVLSGQNFVFNTRGTNTATMFTPLKPWDERKREQDHAKSIIGGAFREFAKIPGALVLAFNAPSIRGLGATGGFSMQLQDPTGGDFKKFGAVAQEFVARARQDPAIGSVSTSFRVSAPRVQAKINRERAKALGVPISEVFDTLQAYFGNLYVNDFVKFGRVYRVQTEAEPQYRARPSDISKIYVRATNGQGVSMIPLDTVVTTTYSSGPDPVTHFNGFNTALVLGSAAPGYSSGQALDALERAAQDVLLPQGFDIDWSGISYQERKAGTQSMVAFGFGLLMVFLLLAAQYESWSVPFAVILAVPFGVFGALVAVWLSGMANDIYFQIGLVTLIGLAAKNAILIVEFANQRYAHGLSLKDAAIEAAQLRFRPILMTSMAFILGVVPLLLASGAGAASRHSIGIGVFGGMLAATFLAVFFVPLFFVLVRSFVRPAARPVPADGAEAIRAGSTPTSREGGQ from the coding sequence ATGAACCTCAGTTTTTTTATCGATCGCCCGATTTTTGCGTCGGTTCTCTCTATCGTCATCATCGTGGTGGGGCTGGTTGCCATGCAGGCCCTGCCCATCTCCCAATTTCCGGAAATCACCCCGCCGGTCGTGCAGATCGAGGCCGACTATCCGGGAGCCAGTGCGGAGGTCGTGGCGGAGTCGGTGGCGCGTCCGATCGAACTGCAATTGCCCGGTATCGACAACCTGCTCTACTTTGATTCGACGAGTACGAACGATGGGCACATGAGCATCCGGCTCACGTTCCAGATCGGCACCAACGTCGATATTGCGCAGGTCCAGGCCCAAAACCGCCAGAAACTGGCCGAGCCTCAACTGCCGCCGGAAGTCGTCCGGCAAGGGATCACGGTCAAGAAGATGTCTCCGGATCTCCTGGCCGTCATGGTCATGCAATCGGACGACCCGCAACAGGATGCCTTTTTCCTCTCCAACTTTGTCACGCTGCGCATTCTCGACAATATCAAGCGCCTGCCGGGTGTCGGTGACGCGTTGGTATTCGGGCAACAGAACTACAGTATGCGCCTGATCCTCGACCCGGTTCGCATGGCGCAGCTCAGCCTGACGCCGACGGATATCGCGAACGTCGTGCGCGAACAGAACCGGGATTTTCCCGCCGGCACGATCGGTCGGGAACCCATGCCGGTGGCCACGGAGCTCACGCTCCCGTTGATTACCGACGGACGGATGTCGGATGTGCGCGAGTTCGAAGAGATGATCGTCCGGGCCTTGCCGAACGGCTCCATGGTCCGCCTCAAGGATGTGGCGCGAGTGGAGCTGGGCGCGCAGTCGTACGTCCTCGAAGGCCGCTATAACCGCAAACCCACCGCTCTGCTCCTCACATTTCTTTCGCCCGGCGCCAATGCTCTCGACACGGTCAAACGGGTCCGGGCTGAAATGGAGCGCATGAAGAGAGTGTTCCCGCCGGGCGTCACGTACGATATTCCCTATGACACGACGCGCTTCGTCGAAGTCTCGATCCACGAGGTCATCGCTACGTTGCGCGACGCCATGATTCTCGTGTTGCTGGTCGTGTATCTCTTTCTGCAAAGCTGGCGGGCCACGTTGATTCCCGCCCTGGCGGTTCCGGTGTCCCTGATCGGCACGTTCGCAGGCATGGCCGCGCTGGGTTTTTCGATCAACACGCTGACGTTGTTTGGGTTGGTGCTTGCCATCGGGATCGTGGTGGACGACGCCATCGTGGTGGTGGAGAATGTGGAGCGCCACATGGCCGGCGGACTGTCGCCGAGAGACGCGGCGAAGCGAGCCATGAGCGAAGTCGCCGGCCCCGTCATTGCTATCGTGCTGATTCTCTGCGCCGTGTTCGTCCCGGTGGGGTTTCTGGGGGGTATTACCGGCCAGTTGTACAAGCAATTCGCCATCACGATTGCGGTCTCCGTGACGATCTCGGGATTCGTGGCCTTGACCCTCAGCCCGGCACTCTGCGCGTTGATCTTGAAGCCGGGTCACGAATCTCACCGGGGCCTGTTCGGACTCTTCAACCGCGCATTCGATCGGATTCAAGGTCGCTATACGAACGGCGTGGGCCTCATGTTGAAACATGGGCTGCTTTCGATGGTGCTGTTCGGCCTGCTTCTCGTGATCGCCGCCGGTCTCTTTCGTTCGATTCCGATGGCGTTTTTGCCCGATGAAGATCAGGGGTACTTCATCACGGTCGTGCAGCTCCCGGACGGAGCCTCGAAAAAACGCACGGATGCCGTGCTCGATCAGGTGGAGCAGTACTACCATACCTTGCCCGCGATCTATGGGACACAAGTGTTGTCGGGGCAGAACTTTGTCTTCAATACGCGGGGCACCAACACCGCCACCATGTTCACGCCGCTCAAACCGTGGGACGAGCGGAAGCGCGAACAAGATCATGCGAAGTCGATTATCGGCGGCGCGTTCAGAGAGTTTGCCAAGATTCCCGGCGCACTGGTGTTAGCCTTCAATGCGCCTTCGATCCGCGGGCTCGGCGCGACCGGCGGGTTCTCCATGCAGCTTCAAGATCCGACCGGCGGGGACTTCAAAAAGTTCGGCGCCGTGGCGCAGGAATTCGTCGCCAGGGCCAGGCAGGACCCCGCCATCGGATCGGTCAGCACTAGTTTCCGCGTGAGCGCGCCGCGCGTGCAGGCCAAAATCAATCGGGAACGGGCCAAAGCGCTCGGGGTGCCGATCTCCGAAGTCTTCGATACCCTCCAGGCCTACTTCGGGAATCTGTATGTGAACGATTTCGTCAAGTTCGGCCGCGTGTATCGGGTCCAAACCGAAGCCGAACCCCAGTACCGCGCCCGGCCCTCGGACATCAGCAAAATCTATGTGCGGGCGACGAACGGGCAGGGGGTCTCGATGATCCCGCTCGATACGGTCGTCACGACGACCTATTCCAGCGGACCCGATCCTGTCACCCACTTTAATGGGTTTAACACCGCGCTCGTGCTCGGATCCGCGGCGCCGGGATACAGTTCAGGCCAGGCGCTCGATGCCCTGGAGCGAGCGGCGCAAGACGTCCTCCTCCCGCAGGGCTTCGACATTGATTGGAGCGGGATTTCCTATCAGGAACGCAAGGCGGGAACGCAATCGATGGTCGCATTCGGGTTCGGACTGCTGATGGTATTTCTGCTGCTGGCCGCGCAATACGAGAGCTGGAGCGTTCCCTTTGCGGTCATTTTGGCTGTGCCGTTCGGGGTGTTCGGCGCGCTGGTTGCCGTGTGGCTTTCGGGAATGGCCAACGACATCTATTTTCAAATCGGCCTGGTCACTCTCATCGGGCTTGCGGCCAAGAACGCCATCCTGATCGTGGAGTTTGCCAATCAGCGCTATGCGCACGGTCTCTCGCTGAAGGATGCTGCGATCGAGGCCGCGCAGTTGCGGTTCCGGCCGATCCTCATGACCTCAATGGCATTTATTCTCGGCGTGGTGCCCTTGCTGCTTGCCAGTGGCGCCGGGGCTGCCAGCCGCCATTCGATCGGCATCGGCGTATTCGGCGGGATGCTGGCCGCAACCTTTCTGGCCGTCTTTTTCGTTCCCTTGTTCTTCGTGCTGGTCCGATCGTTCGTCCGACCGGCTGCAAGACCGGTTCCGGCGGACGGAGCCGAAGCAATCCGGGCCGGATCGACCCCGACATCCAGGGAAGGAGGGCAGTGA